One genomic segment of Sminthopsis crassicaudata isolate SCR6 chromosome 2, ASM4859323v1, whole genome shotgun sequence includes these proteins:
- the PRAP1 gene encoding proline-rich acidic protein 1 gives MKRLILLASLAVLLLEVHGAAKYQILMNDKRKDSFSEENTNEQLNLGPKAIEQSEKDNTLTESMDRLELFRDWEKNQDLLRHFRSPMQLPEEDRDYFYHPRSMEDNIKESKILEVFHHDVLQGPEEDRDKFFHAED, from the exons GTTGATCCTACTAGCCAGCTTAGCTGTACTGTTACTAGAGGTCCATGGAGCTGCCAAATACCAG ATCTTAATGAATGACAAAAGAAAGGACAGCTTCTCTGAAGAGAACACTAATGAACAATT GAATCTGGGCCCAAAGGCTATTGAACAATCAGAAAAAGACAACACTCTCACTGAATCCATGGATAGACTGGAGCTTTTCAGAGATTGGGAGAAAAACCAAG ATCTTTTGAGACATTTTCGAAGTCCAATGCAATTACCTGAGGAAGACAGAGATTACTTCTACCACCCACGTTCCATGGAGGATAACATTAAAGAATCTAAAATTTTGGAAGTATTTCATCATGATGTACTTCAGGGGCCAGAAGAAGACAGGGATAAATTCTTCCATGCTGAAGATTAA